The Hymenobacter chitinivorans DSM 11115 genome contains a region encoding:
- a CDS encoding ribonuclease D, whose product MSTPTIHYLTTAAEMQQAADALQAAKRLAVDLEFDDMRHRYGRNLALIQIFDGQVVYLLDPIPLTNPAQDLEPIWALLRDPAVEKVFHSCKSDILLLDELYGVHVRNILDTSVQYTLLGESDNNISLGRLIQAELGLEVDKGEQKSNWLKRPLTEAQKVYAANDVLYLFELADRLQAKLAELGRTEWAEQENAALEEVRYTRDDRPYLRIAGKYRIQPAELPLFRDLYMLRDQVARQLDKPPYMVFANDRLSELVRATPRDANDWKNTRGLHPELKRAPYLEQLAALSPDNFVPIPEPAQTGEQRRFPFRRRLTGDKAAKADAREQLLTQLKGLITTDINGYVANLVLSNRLVADIIELGADQVLRPWQKTILQDACQRHGLDYEQIAQPFA is encoded by the coding sequence ATGTCTACACCTACAATTCACTACCTGACTACTGCTGCCGAGATGCAGCAGGCTGCTGATGCTCTGCAAGCTGCCAAACGCCTGGCGGTAGATCTGGAATTCGACGACATGCGTCACCGCTACGGCCGCAACCTGGCGCTGATTCAGATCTTTGACGGGCAGGTAGTGTATCTGCTCGACCCCATTCCGCTGACCAACCCGGCCCAAGACCTGGAACCCATCTGGGCCCTGCTGCGCGACCCGGCCGTGGAAAAGGTGTTCCACAGCTGCAAGTCCGACATCCTGCTCCTCGATGAGCTCTACGGGGTGCACGTGCGCAACATTCTCGACACCAGCGTGCAGTATACCCTGCTGGGCGAGTCGGACAATAACATTTCCCTGGGCCGCCTGATTCAGGCCGAGCTGGGGCTGGAAGTAGACAAGGGCGAGCAGAAGTCGAACTGGCTGAAGCGCCCCCTCACCGAGGCCCAGAAAGTGTATGCCGCCAACGACGTGCTCTACCTTTTTGAGCTGGCCGACCGCCTCCAGGCCAAGCTCGCCGAGCTGGGCCGCACCGAGTGGGCCGAGCAGGAAAATGCCGCCCTGGAAGAAGTACGCTACACCCGCGACGACCGGCCCTACCTGCGCATTGCGGGCAAATACCGGATTCAGCCCGCCGAGCTGCCCCTGTTCCGCGACCTGTATATGCTGCGCGACCAGGTGGCCCGGCAGCTCGACAAGCCGCCCTACATGGTCTTTGCCAACGACCGGCTCTCGGAGCTGGTGCGCGCCACCCCGCGCGACGCCAACGACTGGAAGAACACCCGCGGCCTGCACCCCGAGCTTAAGCGCGCCCCCTACCTGGAGCAGCTGGCGGCCCTCTCGCCCGACAACTTCGTGCCCATACCCGAACCGGCCCAGACTGGTGAGCAGCGCCGCTTCCCCTTCCGCCGCCGCCTCACCGGCGACAAAGCCGCCAAAGCCGACGCCCGCGAGCAGCTCCTGACCCAGCTCAAGGGCCTGATTACAACCGATATCAACGGCTACGTGGCCAATCTGGTGCTCTCCAACCGCCTCGTGGCCGACATCATCGAGCTGGGTGCCGACCAGGTGTTGCGTCCCTGGCAGAAGACCATTCTGCAGGACGCCTGCCAGCGCCACGGCCTGGACTACGAGCAGATAGCCCAACCCTTCGCGTAA
- a CDS encoding S-adenosylmethionine:tRNA ribosyltransferase-isomerase, protein MSATPDPRLLSIFDYTYELPAARIAPEPLPHRDQSQLLVYRAGAIADKRFTDLPAELPADALLVFNNTKVVRARLFCQKPTGGVVELFCLEPVAPHRSVELAMQQTGSCVWKCLVGNGKRWKTGPVEVAFSLQDTPAVLKAERLEAAEGYSLIQFSWQPAEVPFAEILRAAGHLPLPPYLNREDTDVDAVRYQTVYAAHEGAVAAPTAGLHFSDAVFADLKARGIATAELTLHVGAGTFQPVKAAQMEGHPMHAEPISVNAALLRQLLSHAPRPIIAVGTTSLRTLESLYWLGTRLVREPDSAKEPVFHVTQWQPYEEGAEVTLAAALQALLDYLVRTGSDTIQATTQLLIAPGYTFRIIRGLVTNFHQPESTLLLLVAALIGPDWRRVYEHALAHEYRFLSYGDSSLLLP, encoded by the coding sequence ATGTCTGCCACTCCCGACCCGCGCCTGCTTTCCATTTTCGATTACACCTACGAGCTGCCCGCCGCCCGTATTGCCCCCGAGCCCCTGCCCCACCGCGACCAGTCGCAGCTATTGGTGTACCGCGCCGGGGCTATAGCCGATAAGCGCTTCACGGACCTGCCCGCCGAGCTGCCCGCCGACGCTCTGCTGGTGTTCAACAACACGAAAGTGGTGCGGGCCCGGCTCTTTTGCCAGAAACCCACGGGCGGAGTGGTAGAGCTGTTTTGCCTGGAGCCCGTGGCGCCCCACCGCTCGGTGGAGCTGGCCATGCAGCAAACCGGCAGCTGCGTCTGGAAATGCCTGGTTGGGAATGGCAAGCGCTGGAAAACCGGCCCGGTGGAGGTGGCTTTTTCCTTGCAGGATACGCCCGCGGTGCTGAAGGCCGAGCGGCTGGAAGCAGCCGAGGGCTATTCCCTGATTCAATTCAGCTGGCAGCCGGCTGAGGTGCCGTTTGCTGAAATCCTGCGGGCGGCCGGCCACTTGCCCCTGCCGCCCTACCTGAACCGGGAAGATACCGACGTGGACGCCGTGCGCTACCAGACCGTGTACGCCGCCCACGAAGGCGCCGTAGCGGCGCCTACAGCCGGCCTGCACTTCTCCGACGCCGTTTTTGCCGACCTGAAAGCCCGCGGCATTGCCACCGCCGAGCTAACCCTGCACGTGGGTGCGGGCACGTTTCAGCCGGTGAAAGCCGCCCAGATGGAAGGCCACCCCATGCACGCCGAGCCGATTTCGGTAAATGCGGCCCTGCTGCGCCAGCTGCTCAGCCACGCGCCCCGGCCCATTATTGCCGTGGGCACCACCAGCCTGCGCACCCTGGAAAGCCTCTATTGGCTGGGCACCCGACTGGTGCGGGAGCCCGACAGCGCAAAGGAGCCCGTTTTTCACGTCACGCAGTGGCAACCCTACGAGGAAGGGGCCGAAGTGACGTTGGCTGCGGCCCTGCAAGCCTTGCTGGACTACCTGGTCCGCACCGGCTCCGACACCATTCAGGCCACGACGCAGCTGCTGATTGCGCCCGGCTACACCTTTCGAATTATACGGGGCCTGGTCACCAACTTCCACCAGCCCGAAAGCACCCTGCTGCTGCTGGTAGCCGCCCTTATCGGGCCCGACTGGCGCCGGGTGTACGAGCACGCCCTGGCCCACGAGTACCGGTTTTTGAGCTACGGCGACAGTTCCCTGCTGCTGCCCTAA
- a CDS encoding class I SAM-dependent methyltransferase has translation MTIPSVFFWGSWALSTVLFQSCTQPLSESTAATAAEQRRQSAVPDTTGYEIRPPADPNGISRYYLGRQIAHVMGHEGADWLERSGRQQEEGTDVLLKALRLKPTDVVADIGAGTGYFSFRMSPLVPQGKVLAVDIQPEMITYLQDNKERNNAPNVEPVLGTVQNPNLPANSVDLALIVDAYHEFDHPREMMRAIKAALKPNGRVALAEYRAEDAKVPIKRIHKMSVEQARKEMKAVGLEFVESIETLPQQHLMFFRRPK, from the coding sequence ATGACCATCCCTTCCGTTTTCTTTTGGGGCTCCTGGGCTCTGAGTACCGTCCTGTTTCAAAGCTGCACCCAACCGCTGAGCGAAAGCACGGCCGCCACGGCCGCTGAGCAGCGGCGGCAGTCGGCCGTGCCCGACACGACCGGCTACGAAATCCGCCCGCCGGCCGACCCCAACGGCATCAGCCGCTACTATCTGGGCCGGCAGATTGCCCACGTAATGGGCCACGAGGGCGCCGACTGGCTGGAACGCTCGGGCCGGCAGCAGGAGGAAGGAACCGACGTGCTCCTCAAAGCCCTGCGCCTGAAACCTACCGACGTGGTAGCCGATATCGGTGCGGGCACGGGTTACTTCTCGTTTCGGATGAGCCCCCTGGTGCCCCAGGGCAAGGTTTTGGCCGTGGATATTCAGCCCGAGATGATAACCTACCTACAGGACAACAAGGAGCGCAACAACGCCCCCAACGTGGAGCCGGTGCTGGGCACGGTGCAAAACCCCAACCTGCCCGCTAACAGCGTAGACCTGGCCCTGATTGTGGATGCCTACCACGAGTTTGACCACCCCCGGGAAATGATGCGCGCCATCAAGGCGGCGCTGAAGCCCAACGGCCGGGTGGCCCTGGCCGAGTACCGGGCCGAGGATGCCAAGGTGCCTATCAAGCGGATTCATAAGATGAGCGTGGAGCAGGCCCGCAAAGAAATGAAGGCCGTGGGCCTGGAGTTCGTGGAAAGCATCGAAACCCTGCCCCAGCAGCACCTGATGTTTTTCCGGCGGCCGAAGTAG
- the priA gene encoding replication restart helicase PriA — MSLSFDFAQPEAAGADRVTLFVDVILPLPLPKLYTYRVPYEMNDEVVIGGRVIVQFGAKKTLSCIVAAVHETPPAQYQAKYILEFIDDAPVVTQAQLKLFRWMADYYMCTLGEVINAALPSALKLSSESRIQLHPAFEPESNPYPLSEQEQRIVEVLSSEDGKALTFTEVGDLLGSANFHKVIKSLIQKDVIFLFEHLADKYSPKVVKKVRLAHHFVEENVLEELFAKMAGKPKQLDVLMRYLQRVPVYQNVHSNHQGMEKAALTSSPHLSPSAVNTLIKNGVLEQFDVIVSRFPMDDSPEAKMPFTLSEAQMAAHDEVLRLFGEKDIVLLHGVTGAGKTEIYIELIRKALEGGGQVLYLLPEIALTAQIVTRLMRVFGTRLGVYHSKFSDNERVEVWNGVLSGRFQVVVGVRSAVFLPFDNMSLIIVDEEHESSYKQYDPAPRYNAREVALMMANFQGAKTLLGSATPAVETYYQTRAGRWGLVTLTKRFGEAGLPEIELVDTRKQREAKKMLNHFTPELLSEIERKLGLKEQVILFQNRRGYSPFISCLDCGWIPKCKNCAVSLSYHKHAHELRCHYCGFHDRMPVECPACGSRNLKTVGFGTEKIEDDLKIMLPQANVQRMDLDTTRAKNSYQQIIADFEQQTTNVLVGTQMVTKGLDFANVSLVGIINADSIIHYPDFRAHERAFQMFVQVSGRAGRKGKKGKVIIQTADPAQVIFDKVIRNDYLEFYEYEITQRREYGFPPFMRVIRLTVKHVDQLVAEQAAILLTQELVFRLGREAVLGPEAPYIFRIRNFYLQEITIKLDREHTVLKHAKGQIMEAMNVVKDQKEFKQARLVADVDPM, encoded by the coding sequence TTGAGCCTTTCCTTTGACTTTGCCCAGCCGGAAGCCGCCGGAGCCGACCGCGTCACGCTGTTCGTGGACGTGATTTTGCCCCTGCCGCTGCCCAAGCTGTATACCTACCGCGTGCCCTACGAGATGAACGACGAAGTTGTCATCGGGGGTCGTGTGATTGTGCAGTTCGGGGCCAAGAAAACGCTCAGCTGTATTGTGGCCGCCGTGCACGAAACGCCGCCGGCCCAGTACCAGGCCAAGTACATCCTGGAGTTTATCGACGACGCGCCGGTGGTAACCCAGGCCCAGCTCAAGCTCTTCCGCTGGATGGCCGACTACTACATGTGCACCCTGGGTGAGGTGATTAACGCCGCCCTGCCCTCGGCCCTAAAGCTCAGCTCCGAGTCGCGCATTCAGCTGCACCCGGCCTTCGAGCCCGAATCCAACCCCTACCCGCTTAGCGAGCAGGAACAGCGCATCGTGGAAGTGCTGAGCTCCGAGGACGGCAAGGCCCTAACCTTTACCGAAGTCGGGGATTTGCTGGGCAGCGCCAACTTTCACAAGGTCATTAAATCCCTGATTCAGAAGGATGTCATCTTTCTGTTTGAGCACCTGGCCGATAAGTACTCGCCCAAAGTGGTGAAGAAAGTCCGGCTGGCCCACCATTTCGTGGAGGAAAACGTGCTGGAGGAGCTCTTTGCCAAAATGGCCGGCAAGCCCAAGCAGCTCGACGTGCTGATGCGCTATTTGCAGCGGGTGCCAGTGTATCAGAACGTGCACAGCAACCACCAGGGCATGGAAAAGGCGGCCCTCACCAGCAGTCCTCACCTCTCCCCTTCGGCCGTCAATACCCTCATCAAAAACGGGGTTCTGGAGCAGTTCGACGTGATTGTGTCGCGCTTCCCGATGGACGACTCGCCGGAGGCCAAGATGCCCTTCACCCTGAGCGAGGCCCAAATGGCGGCCCACGACGAAGTGCTGCGCCTGTTCGGCGAGAAGGACATCGTGCTGCTGCACGGCGTGACGGGCGCGGGCAAAACCGAAATCTACATCGAGCTGATCCGCAAGGCCCTGGAAGGCGGCGGACAGGTACTCTACCTGCTGCCCGAAATTGCCCTCACGGCCCAGATTGTCACCCGCCTGATGCGCGTGTTTGGCACCCGCCTGGGCGTGTACCACTCCAAATTCTCCGACAACGAGCGGGTGGAAGTGTGGAACGGGGTGCTGTCGGGCCGTTTTCAGGTGGTGGTGGGCGTCCGGTCGGCCGTGTTTCTGCCCTTCGATAATATGTCCCTCATCATTGTGGATGAGGAGCACGAATCGAGCTACAAGCAGTACGACCCGGCCCCGCGCTACAATGCCCGGGAAGTAGCCCTGATGATGGCCAACTTCCAAGGGGCCAAAACCCTGCTGGGCTCGGCCACGCCGGCCGTGGAAACCTACTACCAGACCCGGGCCGGGCGCTGGGGCCTGGTCACGCTTACCAAGCGGTTTGGCGAGGCCGGTCTGCCCGAAATCGAGCTGGTGGATACCCGCAAACAGCGCGAGGCCAAGAAGATGCTCAACCACTTCACGCCTGAGCTGCTGAGTGAAATCGAGCGGAAGCTGGGCCTCAAGGAGCAAGTCATTCTGTTTCAGAACCGCCGCGGCTACTCACCCTTCATTTCCTGCCTCGACTGCGGCTGGATTCCGAAGTGTAAGAACTGCGCCGTGAGCCTCTCTTACCACAAGCACGCCCACGAGCTGCGCTGCCACTACTGCGGCTTCCACGACCGGATGCCGGTGGAGTGCCCCGCCTGCGGCTCCCGCAACCTGAAAACCGTGGGCTTCGGCACCGAGAAGATTGAGGACGACCTCAAGATCATGCTGCCCCAGGCCAACGTGCAGCGCATGGACCTGGACACGACCCGGGCCAAGAACTCCTACCAGCAGATTATTGCCGATTTCGAGCAGCAAACCACCAACGTGCTGGTGGGCACCCAGATGGTGACCAAGGGCCTGGACTTTGCCAACGTGAGCCTAGTGGGCATTATTAACGCCGACAGCATCATCCATTATCCGGATTTCAGAGCGCACGAGCGGGCTTTCCAGATGTTTGTGCAGGTAAGTGGGCGGGCGGGCCGCAAGGGTAAAAAGGGCAAGGTTATCATCCAGACGGCTGACCCGGCCCAGGTAATTTTCGACAAGGTAATCCGCAACGACTACCTCGAATTCTACGAGTACGAAATTACCCAGCGCCGCGAATATGGCTTCCCGCCGTTTATGCGCGTCATTCGGCTCACCGTGAAGCACGTAGACCAGCTCGTGGCCGAGCAGGCCGCCATTCTGCTCACCCAGGAGCTGGTTTTCCGCCTGGGCCGGGAGGCCGTGCTGGGGCCGGAAGCGCCCTACATTTTCCGAATTCGCAACTTTTACCTCCAGGAAATTACCATTAAGCTCGACCGGGAACACACGGTGCTCAAGCACGCCAAAGGCCAGATTATGGAAGCCATGAACGTGGTAAAAGACCAGAAAGAGTTCAAGCAGGCCCGCCTGGTGGCCGATGTGGACCCAATGTAA
- a CDS encoding M14 family metallopeptidase has protein sequence MPYSNVPALVRALLLLPLVLLAGRVSAQAPVAGGRLTPAQFLGYPLGSRFTPHAQLLNYVQQLAQNSGGRLRVQPYGSTYEGRPLEVVQVGTPENLARMEEIRRNNLRRAGLETGAVQKQMPAVVWLSYNIHGNEAVSSEAVMEVLYDLANPQNAQAQQWLQNVVVLVDPCVNPDGHERYVQWYNRARNQQPNASPYAWEHHEPWPGGRYNHYFFDLNRDWAWQTQQESRQRVALYNQWLPQVHADFHEMSIDDPYYFSPAAKPFHEDITPWQRTFQNVIGDYNRKVFDQNNWLYFTRETYDLFYPSYGDTYPSFNGAIGMTYEQGGSGRAGVRVAKADGDTLTLSQRIAHHHAASLATIQAASDRQPELVREFEKYYTTARTQPKGPYKTFVLSGSADPGQLRAFTQYLDRQQIQYGYAGRKLSTRAFSYATGKTENVQIQPQDVVVSMYQPKSTLVKVLFEPRPALEDSLTYDITAWALPYAFGLNAYALNQKLEGRSMKDFPGGKGAVSSSVTGSAAAVEQPYAYVARWSSLQDLRFLSRLLQQRVKVRVAQRAFEAEGQKYQPGTLILTRTGNEALGARFDQLVRAQADSAGVQVQAVRSGFSTTGADLGSGYVRYVSRPTVAVVAGEGVSATAFGEVWHFFEQQLGYPVTVLGTDYLRTVPLQKFDVLILPDGDYSGIYPEKSLEALKAWVRGGGKLIAMEGAAAFLANKKDFLLKTKAADSTAKARNPYQQLRRYAEAERQQIGERVQGSIYRVQLDNTHPLAFGYGSTYFALVRDTLNYRFLETGGWNVGVLKRDNYAAGFTGRSARRKLADTFVLGTQELGRGQVVYLADNPLFRGFWQGGKLLFGNALFFVGQ, from the coding sequence ATGCCTTATTCTAACGTGCCGGCTCTGGTTCGAGCCTTGTTGTTGCTTCCGCTCGTGTTGCTGGCCGGCCGGGTATCGGCCCAGGCGCCAGTTGCGGGCGGCCGGCTCACGCCTGCCCAGTTTCTGGGCTATCCGCTGGGCAGCCGCTTCACGCCCCACGCCCAACTGCTGAACTACGTGCAGCAGCTGGCCCAGAACTCCGGCGGCCGGCTGCGGGTGCAGCCCTACGGCAGCACCTACGAAGGCCGGCCCCTGGAAGTGGTGCAGGTGGGCACACCCGAAAACCTGGCTCGAATGGAGGAAATCCGGCGCAACAACCTGCGCCGGGCCGGCCTCGAAACCGGGGCGGTGCAGAAGCAGATGCCGGCCGTGGTCTGGCTTAGCTACAACATTCATGGCAACGAGGCCGTGTCGTCGGAGGCCGTTATGGAGGTGCTCTACGATTTGGCCAACCCCCAGAACGCCCAGGCCCAGCAGTGGCTGCAGAACGTGGTGGTGCTCGTGGACCCCTGCGTGAACCCCGACGGGCACGAGCGGTACGTGCAGTGGTACAACCGGGCCCGCAACCAGCAGCCCAACGCCTCGCCTTACGCCTGGGAGCACCACGAGCCCTGGCCCGGGGGGCGCTACAATCACTATTTCTTCGATTTGAACCGCGACTGGGCCTGGCAAACCCAGCAGGAAAGCCGGCAGCGGGTGGCCCTCTACAACCAGTGGCTGCCCCAGGTCCACGCCGACTTCCACGAAATGAGCATCGACGACCCGTACTACTTCTCGCCGGCCGCCAAGCCTTTCCACGAGGATATTACCCCCTGGCAGCGCACCTTCCAGAACGTCATCGGCGACTACAACCGCAAGGTGTTCGACCAGAACAACTGGCTGTACTTCACCCGCGAAACCTACGACCTGTTTTATCCCAGCTACGGCGACACTTACCCCAGCTTCAACGGGGCCATCGGCATGACTTACGAGCAGGGTGGCTCGGGCCGGGCCGGGGTGCGCGTAGCCAAGGCCGACGGCGACACGCTCACGCTCAGCCAGCGCATTGCCCACCACCACGCCGCCAGCCTGGCCACCATTCAGGCCGCCTCCGACCGGCAGCCCGAGCTGGTGCGGGAGTTTGAGAAGTACTACACCACGGCCCGGACCCAGCCCAAAGGCCCCTACAAGACCTTCGTGCTCAGCGGCAGCGCGGACCCGGGCCAGTTGCGGGCCTTTACCCAGTACCTCGACCGGCAGCAGATTCAGTACGGCTACGCGGGCCGTAAGCTCAGCACCCGGGCCTTCAGCTACGCCACCGGCAAAACCGAAAACGTGCAGATTCAGCCCCAGGACGTGGTGGTGAGCATGTACCAGCCCAAATCGACGCTGGTCAAAGTGCTCTTTGAGCCCCGCCCGGCCCTGGAAGACTCCCTCACCTACGACATTACCGCCTGGGCCTTGCCCTACGCCTTCGGGCTGAATGCCTACGCCCTGAACCAAAAGCTGGAAGGCCGGAGCATGAAAGACTTCCCCGGCGGGAAAGGCGCAGTAAGTAGTAGCGTCACGGGCAGCGCGGCGGCAGTGGAGCAGCCCTACGCCTACGTGGCCCGCTGGAGCAGCCTGCAGGACCTGCGGTTTCTGAGCCGCCTGCTCCAGCAGCGCGTGAAGGTGCGGGTGGCCCAGCGGGCTTTCGAAGCCGAGGGCCAGAAGTACCAGCCCGGCACCCTGATTCTGACCCGCACCGGCAACGAGGCCCTGGGCGCGCGTTTCGACCAGCTCGTGCGGGCCCAGGCCGACTCGGCCGGCGTGCAGGTGCAGGCCGTGCGCTCGGGCTTTTCCACCACCGGCGCCGACCTGGGCTCGGGCTACGTGCGCTACGTGAGCCGGCCCACCGTGGCGGTAGTGGCCGGGGAAGGCGTGTCGGCTACGGCGTTTGGGGAAGTCTGGCACTTCTTCGAGCAGCAGCTGGGCTACCCCGTCACGGTGCTGGGCACCGACTACCTGCGCACGGTACCCCTGCAGAAGTTCGACGTGCTCATCCTGCCCGACGGTGACTATTCGGGTATTTATCCGGAGAAAAGCCTGGAGGCCCTGAAAGCCTGGGTGCGGGGCGGCGGCAAGCTCATTGCCATGGAAGGCGCGGCGGCGTTTCTGGCCAACAAGAAGGACTTCCTGCTCAAAACCAAAGCTGCCGACAGCACCGCCAAAGCCCGCAACCCCTACCAGCAGCTGCGGCGCTACGCCGAGGCCGAGCGGCAGCAGATCGGGGAGCGGGTGCAGGGCAGCATCTACCGCGTGCAGCTCGATAATACTCACCCGCTGGCCTTCGGCTACGGCAGCACCTACTTTGCCCTCGTGCGCGACACACTCAACTACCGCTTCCTGGAAACCGGGGGCTGGAACGTGGGCGTCCTCAAGCGCGACAACTACGCCGCCGGCTTCACCGGCCGCAGTGCCCGCCGCAAGCTCGCCGACACCTTCGTGCTGGGCACCCAGGAGTTGGGGCGCGGCCAGGTGGTGTACCTCGCCGACAACCCCCTGTTCCGCGGGTTCTGGCAGGGCGGTAAGCTGCTCTTCGGCAATGCCTTGTTCTTCGTGGGGCAATAA
- a CDS encoding DUF2721 domain-containing protein: protein MEITLTTPALLFPALSLLLLAYTNRFLALVNIVRTLKTQYKTTHSPHLMQQIHNLRRRVEMVRNMQAVGTGSMLGCVLAMFLIYAGLNAAGAVVFGGSLLALLVSLGMSLYEIQISVVALQIELNDLEENEEERLAHQAHAKHH from the coding sequence ATGGAAATTACCCTGACCACTCCGGCCCTGCTGTTTCCGGCCCTCTCGCTGCTGCTGCTGGCCTACACCAACCGCTTTCTGGCCCTGGTCAACATTGTGCGCACGCTCAAAACCCAGTACAAGACCACCCACAGCCCCCACCTGATGCAGCAGATTCACAACCTGCGCCGCCGGGTGGAGATGGTGCGCAACATGCAGGCCGTGGGCACGGGCTCCATGCTGGGCTGCGTGCTGGCCATGTTCCTGATTTACGCGGGCCTCAACGCGGCCGGGGCCGTGGTGTTTGGCGGCAGCCTGCTGGCCTTGCTCGTGTCGCTGGGCATGTCGCTCTACGAAATCCAGATTTCGGTGGTAGCCCTCCAGATTGAGCTCAACGACCTGGAGGAAAACGAGGAGGAGCGCCTCGCCCACCAGGCCCACGCCAAGCACCACTAG
- a CDS encoding prohibitin family protein has product MTFVFLGVLLLLLGFNAARVSERLLRVRGGLIFGGLLLTILGLALSTVVQIEPGQVGVQALFGQIQPRVLTSGLNVVNPFVDITRFDTRTQNYTMSADHSEGQRAGDDAIRVLSADGLEVVIDLTVLYRVVPERTPQVLATIGENYQDAIVRPVTRTRIRDNAVYYDAVALYSTKRDEFQNRIFATIEQDFKKRGLQLEQLLIRNIQLPASVKRSIESKISAEQDAQKMQFVLQKERQEAERKRVEAQGIADYQKIINAELSDKLLQYEGIKANREIATSPNSKVIIMGAGRTAPQVMISDK; this is encoded by the coding sequence ATGACGTTCGTTTTTCTGGGAGTGTTGCTGCTCCTGCTGGGTTTCAATGCGGCCCGGGTTTCCGAGCGGCTGCTGCGGGTGCGCGGCGGCCTGATCTTCGGCGGCCTGCTGCTCACCATTCTGGGCTTGGCCCTGAGCACGGTGGTCCAGATTGAGCCGGGGCAGGTAGGCGTGCAGGCGTTGTTTGGCCAGATTCAGCCCCGGGTGCTGACCAGCGGCCTGAACGTGGTGAACCCCTTCGTGGACATCACCCGCTTCGACACCCGCACCCAGAACTACACCATGTCGGCTGACCACAGCGAAGGCCAGCGCGCCGGCGATGACGCCATCCGGGTCTTGTCGGCCGACGGCCTGGAAGTGGTTATCGACCTGACGGTACTCTACCGCGTGGTGCCCGAACGTACGCCCCAGGTGCTGGCCACCATTGGCGAAAACTACCAGGATGCCATTGTACGGCCCGTTACCCGCACCCGCATCCGCGACAACGCCGTGTACTACGACGCCGTGGCCCTGTACTCAACCAAGCGGGACGAGTTCCAGAACCGCATCTTCGCCACCATCGAGCAGGACTTCAAGAAGCGCGGCCTGCAGCTGGAGCAGCTCCTGATCCGCAACATTCAGCTCCCGGCCTCGGTCAAGCGCAGCATCGAGAGCAAGATTTCGGCCGAGCAGGACGCCCAGAAAATGCAGTTTGTGCTCCAGAAGGAGCGGCAGGAAGCCGAGCGGAAGCGTGTAGAGGCCCAGGGCATTGCCGACTACCAGAAAATCATCAACGCCGAGCTCAGCGACAAGCTCCTGCAGTACGAAGGCATCAAGGCCAACCGCGAAATTGCCACCTCGCCCAACAGCAAGGTCATCATCATGGGCGCCGGCCGGACGGCCCCGCAGGTCATGATTTCGGATAAGTAA